A stretch of Vigna angularis cultivar LongXiaoDou No.4 chromosome 4, ASM1680809v1, whole genome shotgun sequence DNA encodes these proteins:
- the LOC108342572 gene encoding protein FD-like, whose protein sequence is MASASTCNCCRRKHVSNSPSPPPTPTSSLPQILSSSSSSSRNITLHQFLPLHSSSHSETEQIFKSKACTSHSANSEERFKRLIKSRDCAARSRAKQQAYQNHLETKLALLIQENSTLRTQVEEMKIRLKCGGAPPKKHSLYRTSTSPF, encoded by the exons ATGGCGTCAGCATCAACGTGTAATTGTTGCAGAAGGAAGCATGTCTCAAACTCACCATCCCCACCTCCAACTCCAACTTCATCTCTTCCAcaaattctttcttcttcttcttcttcttctcgcAACATCACCCTTCACCAGTTTTTGCCCCTTCACTCATCATCGCATTCCGAAACTGAACAAATCTTCAAATCCAAAGCATGCACTTCTCACTCTGCAAACTCCGAGGAACGGTTTAAGCGCCTCATCAAGAGTCGAGACTGTGCTGCTCGCTCAAGAGCCAAACAACAGG CTTATCAAAACCACTTGGAAACTAAACTTGCCCTTTTAATACAAGAAAATTCAACACTCAGAACCCAGGTTGAAGAG ATGAAAATTCGATTGAAATGTGGTGGTGCACCTCCGAAAAAGCACAGTCTCTACAGAACCTCAACATCTCCATTTTGA